In one Solanum dulcamara chromosome 1, daSolDulc1.2, whole genome shotgun sequence genomic region, the following are encoded:
- the LOC129899478 gene encoding uncharacterized protein LOC129899478 isoform X2, with protein MTIGRSSGDENKDKNDNNAISSGGGFHSIRDRFRFKRNSQRPTETLPSSSSPDRQWKTAARSHHHHHHNRSYSRKLLFFCLRGKWQNERARWRWSVRDDLKLGSSLEFVQPRRFQLGNGLDLVRNQPRIGVRPPRIALVLGNMRKDPLSLMLSTVVKNLRGLGYMIKIYAVEDGIARSIWEEIGGKVSILTADRYDLIDWSIFDGVIADSLEDKNAISSLMQEPFCSVPLVWIIQQDTLASRLRLYENKGWEHLISNWRDAFRRADVIVFPDYSLPMLYSGLDTGNFFVIPGSPKDNWAAGSYSRRHSKSQLREKYGFGKDDLLVLVFGSSILYNDLSWDYALSIRNIEPLLLKFAGSDVEERLKFVFMSGNSSDGYNEALQDISTRLGLREGSLSHHDMKGDVNGITLIADIVLYFSPQYEQEFPPILIRAMSFGIPIVAPDYPVIKKYVVDEVHGIIFSQHYSNELVQDFSLLISDGKLTRFAHTIASSGRLLSKNMFAVECITGYVKLLENVITFPSDVLLPGDTSQLKQDSWEWGYFLKDVEDSKDIEDVQMKDVDPINSSVVYDLELEMTSFVPLMNVSRDDPEALKEEDFPSELDWDILNEMERSEEVDRLETEEIEERMEKGIGKWDEIYRNARKAEKLRFETNERDEGELERTGQPICIYEVYDGTGAWSFLHHGSLYRGLSLSTKARRLRSDDVDAVGRLTLLNETYYRNILCEMGGMFSIANHLDNIHKRPWIGFQSWRATGRKVSLSKNAELALEETIQAKAKGDVIYYWAHLDVDGGFTGSNDALTFWSMCDILNGGNCRNAFQDAFRIMYGLPSHIEALPPMPEDGGRWSALHSWVMPTSSFLEFVMFSRIFVDALDGLHVNSSNRTHCILANSTSEKQHCYCRVLELLVNIWAYHSARQMVYINPHSGVLEEQHSIEQRKGYMWAKYFNMTLLKSMDEDLAEAADDNYHPYETWLWPLTGEVYWQGIYEREREERYRQKMDKKRKTREKLQDRMKHGYKQKTLGG; from the exons ATGACAATTGGCCGTAGCTCCGGCGATGAGAATAAGGATAAGAATGATAACAATGCCATAAGCTCCGGCGGTGGATTTCACTCGATCCGTGACCGTTTTCGTTTCAAGAGAAATTCACAGAGACCGACGGAGACGTTACCGTCTTCTTCTTCACCGGATCGGCAGTGGAAGACTGCGGCACGATCTCATCATCACCATCACCATAACCGATCTTATAGTAGGAAGCTGCTTTTCTTCTGTCTCAGAGGGAAATG GCAAAATGAGAGAGCTCGTTGGAGGTGGTCTGTTAGGGATGATTTGAAGTTAGGGAGTTCATTAGAGTTTGTTCAACCACGGAGGTTTCAGCTTGGTAATGGTTTGGACTTGGTTAGGAATCAGCCTAGAATTGGTGTTCGGCCTCCTCGGATTGCGCTA GTCTTAGGAAACATGAGGAAGGACCCACTGTCATTGATGCTATCTACTGTGGTGAAGAACTTACGGGGACTAGGCTATATGATTAAG ATATATGCCGTGGAAGATGGCATTGCGAGATCCATATGGGAAGAAATAGGAGGGAAAGTATCAATTTTAACTGCTGATAGATATGATCTCATTGATTGGTCAAT TTTTGACGGTGTTATTGCTGATTCACTTGAAGATAAAAATGCTATATCAAG CCTTATGCAGGAGCCTTTTTGCTCTGTCCCCCTTGTATGGATAATTCAACAAGATACTCTAGCAAGTCGCCTTCGTCTCTATGAAAACAAGGGCTGGGAACATCTTATTTCTAATTGGAGAGATGCTTTTCGTAGGGCTGATGTTATTGTATTTCCGGATTATTCTTTGCCG ATGTTATATAGTGGACTTGACACTGGAAACTTCTTTGTGATCCCCGGATCACCAAAAGACAATTGGGCTGCTGGCAGTTATAGTAGGAGACACTCAAAATCTCAGTTAAGGGAGAAATATGGTTTTGGCAAAGATGATCTCTTGGTTTTGGTTTTTGGAAGTTCCATTCTCTACAATGACCTGTCCTGGGATTATGCATTGTCCATTCGTAATATAGAACCTTTGCTACTCAAATTTGCTGGAAGTGATGTTGAAGAGAGACTGAAGTTCGTTTTCATGTCAGGAAATTCCAGTGATGGGTATAATGAGGCATTGCAG GATATTTCTACTCGTCTAGGACTTCGTGAAGGATCTCTTTCACACCATGATATGAAGGGTGATGTTAACGGTATTACACTGATTGCTGACATTGTCCTCTACTTCTCCCCCCAATATGAGCAAGAATTTCCTCCTATTCTGATACGAGCTATGTCATTTGGAATACCAATTGTTGCACCAGACTACCCTGTCATTAAGAAATAT GTTGTTGATGAAGTACATGGAATCATCTTCTCTCAACACTATTCAAATGAATTGGTGCAAGATTTCTCACTACTTATATCTGATGGAAAACTCACGAGATTTGCTCACACTATTGCATCTTCTGGGAGGCTGCTTTCCAAGAACATGTTTGCAGTGGAATGCATTACAGGTTATGTAAAACTGCTGGAGAATGTCATAACTTTCCCATCTGATGTCCTACTTCCTGGAGACACCTCTCAGCTTAAGCAGGACTCGTGGGAGTGGGGTTATTTCCTAAAGGATGTAGAGGATAGTAAGGACATAGAAGATGTTCAAATGAAGGACGTGGATCCAATAAATTCCAGTGTTGTTTATGACCTTGAATTAGAGATGACAAGTTttgttcctttgatgaatgTATCGAGAGATGATCCAGAGGCCTTAAAGGAGGAAGACTTTCCAAGTGAGTTGGATTGGGACATCTTGAATGAAATGGAGCGTTCTGAGGAAGTAGATAGACTCGAGACGGAGGAG ATTGAGGAAAGAATGGAAAAAGGCATTGGTAAGTGGGATGAAATATATCGTAATGCTCGAAAAGCTGAAAAGCTTCGGTTTGAAACTAATGAGAGAGATGAAGGAGAGCTGGAAAGGACTGGGCAACCAATATGCATTTATGAGGTTTATGATGGAACTGGAGCTTGGTCATTTCTGCATCATGGCTCTTTGTACCGTGGATTGAGCTTA TCAACTAAAGCACGGAGATTGAGGTCAGATGATGTTGATGCAGTTGGCCGGCTTACCCTCTTGAATGAGACCTACTACCGGAATATCCTCTGTGAGATGGGTGGCATGTTTTCAATTGCAAACCATCTAGATAATATTCATAAACGACCCTGGATTGGATTCCAGTCATGGCGAGCTACTGGAAGAAAA GTTTCCTTATCTAAAAATGCTGAGCTGGCCCTAGAAGAAACAATACAGGCAAAGGCTAAAGGTGATGTAATATACTATTGGGCACATTTGGATGTGGATGGTGGATTTACAGGAAGCAATGATGCCCTTACCTTCTGGTCAATGTGCGATATATTGAATGGAGGCAACTGTAG AAATGCTTTCCAAGACGCATTTCGTATAATGTATGGCTTACCGTCACATATAGAAGCTCTCCCACCCATGCCTGAAGATGGTGGGAGATGGTCAGCGCTGCATAGCTGGGTTATGCCAACCTCTTCTTTTCTGGAGTTCGTTATGTTTTCCAG GATATTTGTCGATGCTCTGGATGGTTTGCACGTGAATTCAAGCAATAGGACACATTGTATACTGGCAAATTCAACCTCGGAG AAGCAGCACTGTTACTGTCGGGTTTTGGAACTGTTGGTAAACATCTGGGCCTATCACAGTGCACGGCAGATGGTTTACATTAATCCTCACTCAGGTGTGCTGGAAGAGCAGCATTCAATTGAGCAGCGAAAAGGATATATGTGGGCAAAGTACTTCAACATGACACTGTTGAAGAGTATGGATGAAGACTTGGCAGAAGCTGCTGATGACAATTACCATCCATATGAAACATGGTTGTGGCCATTAACGGGAGAGGTATATTGGCAAGGGATATATGAAagggagagagaagagagataCAGGCAAAAAATGGACAAGAAGAGAAAGACCAGAGAGAAACTACAGGACAGAATGAAACACGGATATAAACAAAAGACACTTGGAGGATAA
- the LOC129899478 gene encoding uncharacterized protein LOC129899478 isoform X1, whose protein sequence is MTIGRSSGDENKDKNDNNAISSGGGFHSIRDRFRFKRNSQRPTETLPSSSSPDRQWKTAARSHHHHHHNRSYSRKLLFFCLRGKWLYLCIFLVIFVFALASMVLQSSIMSVFRQNERARWRWSVRDDLKLGSSLEFVQPRRFQLGNGLDLVRNQPRIGVRPPRIALVLGNMRKDPLSLMLSTVVKNLRGLGYMIKIYAVEDGIARSIWEEIGGKVSILTADRYDLIDWSIFDGVIADSLEDKNAISSLMQEPFCSVPLVWIIQQDTLASRLRLYENKGWEHLISNWRDAFRRADVIVFPDYSLPMLYSGLDTGNFFVIPGSPKDNWAAGSYSRRHSKSQLREKYGFGKDDLLVLVFGSSILYNDLSWDYALSIRNIEPLLLKFAGSDVEERLKFVFMSGNSSDGYNEALQDISTRLGLREGSLSHHDMKGDVNGITLIADIVLYFSPQYEQEFPPILIRAMSFGIPIVAPDYPVIKKYVVDEVHGIIFSQHYSNELVQDFSLLISDGKLTRFAHTIASSGRLLSKNMFAVECITGYVKLLENVITFPSDVLLPGDTSQLKQDSWEWGYFLKDVEDSKDIEDVQMKDVDPINSSVVYDLELEMTSFVPLMNVSRDDPEALKEEDFPSELDWDILNEMERSEEVDRLETEEIEERMEKGIGKWDEIYRNARKAEKLRFETNERDEGELERTGQPICIYEVYDGTGAWSFLHHGSLYRGLSLSTKARRLRSDDVDAVGRLTLLNETYYRNILCEMGGMFSIANHLDNIHKRPWIGFQSWRATGRKVSLSKNAELALEETIQAKAKGDVIYYWAHLDVDGGFTGSNDALTFWSMCDILNGGNCRNAFQDAFRIMYGLPSHIEALPPMPEDGGRWSALHSWVMPTSSFLEFVMFSRIFVDALDGLHVNSSNRTHCILANSTSEKQHCYCRVLELLVNIWAYHSARQMVYINPHSGVLEEQHSIEQRKGYMWAKYFNMTLLKSMDEDLAEAADDNYHPYETWLWPLTGEVYWQGIYEREREERYRQKMDKKRKTREKLQDRMKHGYKQKTLGG, encoded by the exons ATGACAATTGGCCGTAGCTCCGGCGATGAGAATAAGGATAAGAATGATAACAATGCCATAAGCTCCGGCGGTGGATTTCACTCGATCCGTGACCGTTTTCGTTTCAAGAGAAATTCACAGAGACCGACGGAGACGTTACCGTCTTCTTCTTCACCGGATCGGCAGTGGAAGACTGCGGCACGATCTCATCATCACCATCACCATAACCGATCTTATAGTAGGAAGCTGCTTTTCTTCTGTCTCAGAGGGAAATGGTTATATTTGTGCATATTTCTGGTTATTTTTGTTTTCGCATTAGCGTCTATGGTGTTACAGAGTTCAATCATGTCGGTGTTTAGGCAAAATGAGAGAGCTCGTTGGAGGTGGTCTGTTAGGGATGATTTGAAGTTAGGGAGTTCATTAGAGTTTGTTCAACCACGGAGGTTTCAGCTTGGTAATGGTTTGGACTTGGTTAGGAATCAGCCTAGAATTGGTGTTCGGCCTCCTCGGATTGCGCTA GTCTTAGGAAACATGAGGAAGGACCCACTGTCATTGATGCTATCTACTGTGGTGAAGAACTTACGGGGACTAGGCTATATGATTAAG ATATATGCCGTGGAAGATGGCATTGCGAGATCCATATGGGAAGAAATAGGAGGGAAAGTATCAATTTTAACTGCTGATAGATATGATCTCATTGATTGGTCAAT TTTTGACGGTGTTATTGCTGATTCACTTGAAGATAAAAATGCTATATCAAG CCTTATGCAGGAGCCTTTTTGCTCTGTCCCCCTTGTATGGATAATTCAACAAGATACTCTAGCAAGTCGCCTTCGTCTCTATGAAAACAAGGGCTGGGAACATCTTATTTCTAATTGGAGAGATGCTTTTCGTAGGGCTGATGTTATTGTATTTCCGGATTATTCTTTGCCG ATGTTATATAGTGGACTTGACACTGGAAACTTCTTTGTGATCCCCGGATCACCAAAAGACAATTGGGCTGCTGGCAGTTATAGTAGGAGACACTCAAAATCTCAGTTAAGGGAGAAATATGGTTTTGGCAAAGATGATCTCTTGGTTTTGGTTTTTGGAAGTTCCATTCTCTACAATGACCTGTCCTGGGATTATGCATTGTCCATTCGTAATATAGAACCTTTGCTACTCAAATTTGCTGGAAGTGATGTTGAAGAGAGACTGAAGTTCGTTTTCATGTCAGGAAATTCCAGTGATGGGTATAATGAGGCATTGCAG GATATTTCTACTCGTCTAGGACTTCGTGAAGGATCTCTTTCACACCATGATATGAAGGGTGATGTTAACGGTATTACACTGATTGCTGACATTGTCCTCTACTTCTCCCCCCAATATGAGCAAGAATTTCCTCCTATTCTGATACGAGCTATGTCATTTGGAATACCAATTGTTGCACCAGACTACCCTGTCATTAAGAAATAT GTTGTTGATGAAGTACATGGAATCATCTTCTCTCAACACTATTCAAATGAATTGGTGCAAGATTTCTCACTACTTATATCTGATGGAAAACTCACGAGATTTGCTCACACTATTGCATCTTCTGGGAGGCTGCTTTCCAAGAACATGTTTGCAGTGGAATGCATTACAGGTTATGTAAAACTGCTGGAGAATGTCATAACTTTCCCATCTGATGTCCTACTTCCTGGAGACACCTCTCAGCTTAAGCAGGACTCGTGGGAGTGGGGTTATTTCCTAAAGGATGTAGAGGATAGTAAGGACATAGAAGATGTTCAAATGAAGGACGTGGATCCAATAAATTCCAGTGTTGTTTATGACCTTGAATTAGAGATGACAAGTTttgttcctttgatgaatgTATCGAGAGATGATCCAGAGGCCTTAAAGGAGGAAGACTTTCCAAGTGAGTTGGATTGGGACATCTTGAATGAAATGGAGCGTTCTGAGGAAGTAGATAGACTCGAGACGGAGGAG ATTGAGGAAAGAATGGAAAAAGGCATTGGTAAGTGGGATGAAATATATCGTAATGCTCGAAAAGCTGAAAAGCTTCGGTTTGAAACTAATGAGAGAGATGAAGGAGAGCTGGAAAGGACTGGGCAACCAATATGCATTTATGAGGTTTATGATGGAACTGGAGCTTGGTCATTTCTGCATCATGGCTCTTTGTACCGTGGATTGAGCTTA TCAACTAAAGCACGGAGATTGAGGTCAGATGATGTTGATGCAGTTGGCCGGCTTACCCTCTTGAATGAGACCTACTACCGGAATATCCTCTGTGAGATGGGTGGCATGTTTTCAATTGCAAACCATCTAGATAATATTCATAAACGACCCTGGATTGGATTCCAGTCATGGCGAGCTACTGGAAGAAAA GTTTCCTTATCTAAAAATGCTGAGCTGGCCCTAGAAGAAACAATACAGGCAAAGGCTAAAGGTGATGTAATATACTATTGGGCACATTTGGATGTGGATGGTGGATTTACAGGAAGCAATGATGCCCTTACCTTCTGGTCAATGTGCGATATATTGAATGGAGGCAACTGTAG AAATGCTTTCCAAGACGCATTTCGTATAATGTATGGCTTACCGTCACATATAGAAGCTCTCCCACCCATGCCTGAAGATGGTGGGAGATGGTCAGCGCTGCATAGCTGGGTTATGCCAACCTCTTCTTTTCTGGAGTTCGTTATGTTTTCCAG GATATTTGTCGATGCTCTGGATGGTTTGCACGTGAATTCAAGCAATAGGACACATTGTATACTGGCAAATTCAACCTCGGAG AAGCAGCACTGTTACTGTCGGGTTTTGGAACTGTTGGTAAACATCTGGGCCTATCACAGTGCACGGCAGATGGTTTACATTAATCCTCACTCAGGTGTGCTGGAAGAGCAGCATTCAATTGAGCAGCGAAAAGGATATATGTGGGCAAAGTACTTCAACATGACACTGTTGAAGAGTATGGATGAAGACTTGGCAGAAGCTGCTGATGACAATTACCATCCATATGAAACATGGTTGTGGCCATTAACGGGAGAGGTATATTGGCAAGGGATATATGAAagggagagagaagagagataCAGGCAAAAAATGGACAAGAAGAGAAAGACCAGAGAGAAACTACAGGACAGAATGAAACACGGATATAAACAAAAGACACTTGGAGGATAA
- the LOC129899465 gene encoding uncharacterized protein LOC129899465: MHTIKGGWVGQTFALATYNDSGSRKTRIRRSKEERKTMVETFIKKYQKSNDGNFPSLNLTHKEVGGSFYTVREIVREIIQENKVLGPAKLSPEEQNNIIFAEEYPLGSISTEPQSLSLSGETQVMSSFVANHYMGKSEEADFGVNGQLDIDEMKVADYGLQTSTSDVSERIEQSDESYIIGSESDHQKNKDEVLHSSGLNGVDHEMLNEQMVGDSETTEENEISGKSELLNTLSFKHQNTSVQVLDSTEIISESVNVSLLSGVDAIRPTVKNDETYGEPISTESVVGENLDVEVGLNELEASKAGIPLKTSESLVEKFPLRPISKKIDDLDSGLNETTSVAKTSEETEHEHDRITSSEKAAQLVNEPVGVMIADPTTEKSSKLLNEKEEAKAGEASLEISSSSEERVAIATDVGVKASSTLSETVNISSPMPNETVDSSSNTSTSKKPAVNELMEDKGKASVQHGSSHQKGGGNPPLDRIHLETWKGASSKSRERETNPLLALLKACVTAFMKFWTEE; encoded by the exons ATGCACACAATTAAGGGTGGTTGGGTCGGGCAAACATTTGCCCTTGCTACTTACAATGACTCTGGTAGCCGGAAGACTAGAATTAGGCGTTCGAAAGAAGAGAGGAAGACTATGGTTGAAACTTTTATAAAGAA ATATCAGAAGTCAAATGATGGGAATTTCCCATCACTTAATTTGACGCACAAGGAAGTTGGTGGCTCTTTCTACACTGTACGAGAAATAGTTCGTGAGATAATTCAGGAAAATAAAGTTCTAGGTCCAGCTAAGTTATCTCCTGAAGAGCAGAACAATATCATATTTGCAGAAGAATATCCACTAGGATCCATATCAACTGAGCCTCAAAGTTTATCTTTATCTGGTGAGACCCAGGTTATGTCAAGTTTTGTGGCCAACCATTACATGGGTAAAAGTGAAGAAGCTGATTTTGGTGTGAATGGACAGCTTGATATAGATGAAATGAAGGTTGCAGATTATGGACTACAAACTAGCACAAGTGACGTTTCTGAGAGGATTGAACAATCTGATGAATCATACATAATTGGTTCTGAATCTGACCATCAGAAAAACAAGGATGAGGTTTTGCATTCTAGTGGGCTTAATGGAGTTGACCATGAGATGCTCAATGAACAAATGGTTGGTGACTCTGAGACAACCGAAGAAAATGAAATCTCTGGTAAATCTGAGCTACTCAACACCCTCTCTTTCAAGCATCAAAATACCAGTGTACAAGTTTTAGATTCTACTGAGATCATCTCTGAAAGTGTGAATGTGAGTCTCCTCAGTGGGGTTGATGCTATTCGTCCTACAGTTAAAAACGATGAAACATATGGAGAACCAATATCTACAGAGTCTGTGGTAGGAGAGAATCTAGATGTTGAAGTTGGATTGAATGAACTAGAAGCATCAAAAGCTGGAATACCTCTTAAAACGTCAGAATCACTGGTGGAGAAGTTTCCCCTGCGACCCATTTCTAAGAAAATAGATGACTTGGATTCAGGATTAAATGAAACAACTAGTGTAGCAAAAACATCGGAAGAAACAGAACATGAACATGACAGGATAACCTCTTCGGAAAAAGCTGCTCAACTTGTAAATGAGCCAGTTGGTGTGATGATAGCTGATCCAACAACAGAGAAGTCGAGTAAACTATTGAACGAGAAAGAAGAGGCGAAAGCTGGAGAGGCATCATTGGAAATTTCAAGTTCCTCGGAAGAAAGAGTGGCCATTGCCACTGATGTAGGAGTTAAGGCTTCATCAACTTTAAGTGAG ACAGTTAATATTTCTAGCCCTATGCCTAATGAAACTGTTGATAGCAGTAGTAATACTAGTACTTCTAAGAAACCAGCTGTGAACGAGTTGATGGAAGATAAAGGCAAAGCAAGCGTTCAACATGGTAGCAGCCATCAGAAAGGAGGCGGCAATCCTCCACTAGACAGAATTCATCT CGAAACATGGAAAGGTGCTTCATCCAAATCTAGGGAACGTGAAACAAATCCACTCCTTGCTTTATTGAAGGCATGTGTCACAGCTTTTATGAAATTTTGGACTGAAGAATAG